AGGAACGGGAACGCCGGGTCCGGCACCGGGTACACCAGGCCGCGCACCAGCCGGCGGCTGTCCTCGGCCAGCTCGTAGTACTCGCCGCGGAACGGCACGATCCGCACTCCCGGGTCGTCCCCGGTCATCCGGGCCAACCGGTCGCTCTGCAGGCCCGCGCAGTTGACCAGCACCGCGCAGCGCAGCTCGCCCCCGCCGGTCTGCACCGTCACCCCGTCGGCGCGCCGGGCGGCCGCATGCAGCGCGGTGCCCGTGCGCAGCACCGCGCCCTTCTCCTCGGCCAGCTCGGCGTACCGGCGGGCCACCGCCGGGAAGTCGCAGATCCCGGTGGTCCCGACGTGCAGGCCGGCGATCCCGCGGACCTCGGGCTCGTACCCGGTGATGCCGGCTGCGTCCAGTTCTGTGACCGGGATGCCGTTGGCCCGGCCGCGCTCGGCCAGCGCGGCCAGCCGGGGCAGCTCCGCCGCCCCGGTCGCGACGATCAGCTTTCCGGTCACCTCGTACGGGACGCCGTGCTCGCGGCAGAAGCCGACCATCTCCGCCGCGCCCGCTGTCGCGAACCGGGCCTTCAGCGAGCCCGGGCGGTAGTAGACGCCGCTGTGGATCACCCCGCTGTTGCGGCCGGTCTGATGCGCGGCGAGGACCGGTTCCTTCTCCAGCACCGTCACGGACAGCCCCGGCTGCGCCCTGGTCAGCGCATACGCCGTGGACAGCCCGACGATGCCGCCCCCCACCACCAGCACGTCGACGTCGTAGCGCACCTCGGCCCCTTCGCTCGGCTGCCCCCGCCCGCTGCGATCGTGCCACGGCGGGCGGGGGCGGTCGAGACCGCGCTCAGTGCTCCTGCCACGGCCAGGCGGCGTTGCGCCCGGCCTCCAGCAGGGGGATCAGCCGGAAGGCGGCGTCCGTCAGGCCGCCGAAGGTGTGCCGGTGCGCCCCGCCGGAGGGCGCCTGGCCCGCCCGGTAGCCGGCCAGGTTCCAGGTGTAGACCGGGACCTGCGCCGGGACCGCGGCGAGCACGTCCTGCCGGCCGTACGCCTGCTCGTCGGTGATGATCACCACCCGGTCCTGCCCGCGGTAGTGCTGCTGCACCGCCGCGGCGGTGTTGGTCCCGCCGAGGCCGGAGAAGCGGCCGAGCAGCTTGAGCACCGCGTCGCCGCGCGCCACCTCGATGCGGCGGCTGGTGGTGCCGAACTCGACCAGGTCGGCGTCGGCGGCCCGCAGCGCGAGCGCCGTACCGAAGACCGCGGCCGAGTCGGCCCGGTTGAGCTGGGTCTGCGCGCTCGGCCGGTCGAACATCGAACCCGAGCGGTCGACCAGCACCAGGGTGCGGCCGGGCAGGGCCGGCACGTTGGCCAGCGAGTGCGCCAGCGCCCTCTCCAGTGCGTGGCCCCACCGCAGCGACGGCGCATGCCGGTACGCGGCGAGGTACCGGAACGGGAACTGCTTCGAGCGCCGGACCTCGTCCGGGTCGGAGATCCGGCGGGCGACCTGCTCGGCCACCTCGTCCGAGACCTCGGCCCGGTCGAAGTTGCGCAGGTTGCGCACCAGCGCCATCGGACCCATCGACGGGACGACCGCCTCCCAGACGGCCGCGTCGAGCGGGCCCTGCAGCCAGCCGGCCAGCGCCTCCCAGGTCATGCCCGCCGCAGCGAGCCGCTCGGCACCGTCGGCCCCGGTCACGACGGCCCGCCGCTCGCCCACCGGCAGCGCCAGCAGCGCCCGGTGGGCGTTCAGCAGCTCGTCGCCGGCCGGCGGGACGGCCTCCTCCGGCCGGTGCCGGCGGTCCAGCGCGTACCGGAACAGCGCGCCCTGCCACGGCCGGTCGGCGTGCGGCGCGGGGTGGGTCAGCTCCAGGACGTCACCGAAGCGGAAGCCCTTGGAGGCGGTGTCGTACTTGAGCAGCGCGCGGCCCGTGTAGAGCCGCTGCACCGCGTCGGCGACGCCGCGCTTGAGCGGCTTGGGCAGGGCCCGGCCGTACCGGGAGGTCCAGTAGGCCAGCAGCTCGCCCGGCTCGTCGGGCCGCTGCAGGACGGCGTCGACCGCCTGGCGCGAGTACCCCGGGGCCCCGGCGTCGAGCCGGGCACGGGTGAACTCGGCGGCGCCGACCAGCGAGGCGGTGCGCATCGCGGCCCCGGTGCGCAGCCAGCGCAGCAGGCCGAGCGTCCACTCCGGGTCGGCGACGGCGAGGGAGCGCACCAGGGCGGTGTACCGGTCGTCGCGCGCACCGCCGCGCTCGTAGAAGGTGTCCTGCCCGACCAGGTTGGCGACGGCCAGCAGGAACAGTTCGGACTTCTCGTCGCGCAGGTGACCCGTGCCGCCTTCGTGGTTGGCGGTGCGCAGCCCGGTGGTGGTCACGGGGGAGGTCGGAGCGGCCTTGGTACGGCGGACGTTGAAGCGCGACATGTGGATTCCCCCTGGGGGAGGCACGTCGGCGCGCGGGGCGTCCGAGATCACGGAAACGGCGGCGGTGACGGGGCTTCACAGCACCACGAGGGCGCTCCACTGGAAGTAACCGCGGCCTGCGCACCGGACGCCCCGGGCGCTGTGCCTCCCGAGATCGAAAGCGGCACCGGTGGGTTTCGTGGAAGAAGTAACCGGTGCCCGCGCACCGGGAGGTGCGAAGACTGGGTGTCCGGAGATCGGAAGCGGCTGAGGTGACGAAGCTGCTCTGGCCGACTGAGCTACACCGGCCCGAAGCCGATGACGGGACTCGAACCCGCGACCTGCTCATTATCAGTGGAAGTAACCTCTGCCTGCGCACCCGGACAGGGACGACGGTAGCCACCACCGCCCCGCCCGCGCACTCCATTTACGCCGCCTGCTACGTCGTGCCCGCCAGCACCAGCCGGGCACGCTCGGTCAGTTCCCGCACCCGGCGCTCGTCCTGGAACGGCGCCAGCCGGCGCAGCAGTTCCAGCACGTACTCGCGGCTGCGCTGCGAGGAGATCCGCCCGGCCACGTCCACCGCGCGCTCACCCGCCGCCACCGCCGCGTCCAGGTCGCCCGCCTCGGCCTCCGCCATCGCCGACACCACCAGCCGCAGGCCGTGCGAACGCACATACCCCTCGGTCGGACGGGCCAGCGCCTCCCGGGTGAACTGCCGCACCTTGGTGGGCACGCCCAGGTCGCGGAAGCACTCCGCGGCGTCCGCGGCCAGCCGGTCGTAGGCGTAGAAGTCGATCCAGCTCGGGTCCGGATCCCCGTCGCGCGCACGGTCCAGCGCGTTCTCCGCCGCCGCGAGCGCCGTCCCGCACGCCGCCGCGTTGCCGGCTCTCGCCTGCGCCCGGGCCTCCACCAGGTGGAAGAAGCTCATCGTCCGCGCGGTGGCCAGCCCCCGGTTGCGCTCCAGCGCGGCCTGCGCCAGGTCGACCGCCTCCTCGGGGAAGTTCCGGTACGCCGCCTGCAGGCTCATCGACGCCAGCACGTACCCGCCCAGCGGCACGTCGCCGGCCGCCCTGGCCAGCCGCAGCGCCTGGATGTAGTACCGCTGCGCCGCCTCGTGCTGTCCGGTGTCGAACGCCATCCAGCCGGCCAGCCTGGTCAGTTCCGCCGTCGCCCCGAACAGCGCCCGGCCCACCGCGTCGCTGTACGAGCCGAGCAGCAGGGGTGCCGCCTCGAGTCGCAGACACTCCGGCACCATCGAGGAGCGCCAGTCCCCGCCGCCGTACTTGGAGTCCCAGCGGCGGGCCTCCTGGGCGGCCTCGCGCAGCTTCGTGGCGTCCGAGTGGCCGACCCGGTAGCCGGATCTGTCCGGCGCCTGCGCCTCCCGGGCGACCGAGCCGTCGGCCGGCGTGATCAGCCAGCGGGAGACCGGCGTCGCGTACGCCGAGACGGAGAACGTCCCGGCCAGGCTGTCGCTCCACCGGCCGCCGCCGGGGCCGCGCCGCAGGTCCAGGTCGACGCGCCACAGTTCGGTCGCCGAGCGGACGGCCTCCGGCACCTCGCGCGGGAACTCCAGGCCCAACTCCGGTGTGGGCTGGGTGTCGCCGAGGCCGATCTCCTCCAGCGGCACCGGCCGGCCCAGCTTGCTGCCGAGCGCGGTGGCGATCAGGTGCGGCACCGGCCGCTGCGGCACCATCCCCTTGGTGACCCAGCGGGCCACCGAGGTCTTGTCGTAACGGAGCGTCAGGCCGCGCTGCGCGCCGAGGTCGTTGACCCGCCGGGCCAGACCCGCGTTGGAGATCTGGGCGAGCGAGAGGAGTGCACCGAGCCGTTCGTTCGGCCCTCGTGAGCTGGTGGTCATGGTGGCGGTGGCACCCCCTGGCGAGGTCGTGCGCGGAAGGCGGCGCGCCAGCTGCGAGCCACCCGCTGTACCTAGCGTAGTCGGACGGGTTCCGAGGGTTAAGAGGACGCATTCCGGATGGCGGGATCGCGCGCCCGAACGGCCTGTGGACGGCCCCTCGCGGAGAGCACCGGAGGCGGACGCCGGAACGCCGCCCTCCGCGGCGCGCGCCCCGGACTCCCGTGCTCCGGTCCCGTGCCGACGTGCGCCCGCCCGTGCCCCCTGTCCGCATCGGCAGGTGGGCAGTTCGCTGGACCCCGTGGATCGGCCCGCCGCCGAGGACCCGGCGGGCCGGGGGAACCGCCGTCCACATCCCCGCGGGCGGTGGTGGGCCCGGGAGGGCATGCGGATGCCCTCCCGGCCAGTACGGCGCCTTTCGGCCATCCGTCGATGTCCATGCCATGAAGGCGTACGGGGGGACCGGCCCGGGCCGCGGAGGGGGCGGCCCGGGCCGTGTTGCTGTCCTCTCGCCCGCTCGCCTCCGGGCGCTTTGGTCCGGCGCCGACGGTCGTTGCTGCTGTGTTGTCGCCCGCTCGCCTCCGGGCGCTCTGGTCCGGCGCCGACGGTCGTCGCTCCGGCACTCCCTCCTTCGTCGGTCGCTTGTCGCTCCTCGCTTTCGGCACCGGCGCGCCCTTCGGCTCGGGGCGGGAGGCTCCTGTGGGGCTCACCACCAGGGGCGCGGGGAACTGCGCGCGGCGGAAGGGCAGCTGCCCGCCCTCTCCCGCACACCCGGTTCCCCCACTCCGCTCCCTCGCGCCTCCCCTTCAACGCCGGCGCGCCCTTCGGCTCGGGGCGGGTTGATCGTCGGCCGCCGTTCCTGTGCGACCCCGACTCCTGCGACCCGGCGTACCCCCGCCACGGCGCGCCCGGCTGCGACCCGTCAGCGCAACTCCGGTCACACGCCGCACATCCGGTGGCACGATGTCTCCTGCGGCGCACCCCGCACGGACCGGTGCGCCCGACCCCTCGTCAGGGCGGAGGCGCGATGCGGTGGATCACCGGCTGGAGCGGAGGACCGTCCCCGACGGCCGCCCCGACCCTCGGCACCGTCCGTCCGCTCGCCGCCGTCACCCTGTGGGCCGGCCCCAACCCGCTCTGGGCGGTCGGTGACTGGCGCCCGGACGAGATCCGCCTGGTCACGCTGCGCCCCGGCGCCGACCCCGCCGTCACCACCGGCCCCGCCGACCCGGCCGCCGCCGAGCCCGCGGACACCCCCGCCACCACCCGGCTCGCCGTCCTCGGCCGCTGCGGCGCCACCGACGCCGAACTCGCCGCCGGGCTGGCCGCCGCCCGAGGCGGCGCCGTCCGCCACCTCACCGGCTGGCCCGGCAGTTACACCGTTGTCCTGCGCACCGGCACCCGCTCCACCGTCCTGCTCACGGACCTCGCCGGCGCCCAGCCCGTCTTCCACACCCCCTGGCGGGGTGGTACCGCCTACGCCACGGCGGCCCTGCCGCTGGCCGACCTGGTCGGCGCCCCGGTCGACACCGGACACCTCGCGGCCCTCCTCGCCTGCCCCGAGTCGCCCGAGGCCCTCGGCACCGGCACCCCCTACGCGGGCGTGCGGCGGGTCCCGCCCGGCCACTCGCTCGGCATTCGCAGCGGCCACCCCTACCTCGCCGGGTACGACCAGGTGCCGCCCGAGGGGCCGCGCGACGACGCACCCGCCGTCCGCGAACTCACCCGCACCCTGCTGGAGGCCGTCCGCTGCCGGGTCCGCGCCGGTGTGCCCGCCCCGCCCGACCGCCCCCGGCTCGGCGTCGACCTCTCGTACGGCACGGCCTCCGCGACCGTGGCCCTGCTCGCCGCCGCCGTCCCGATCGGACCGGCCGCCCCGGCCGCGCCGCCCGGCCCCCGCCGGCCCGCCGACGACGCCCCGCGCAGCGGCGCGGTCAAGGGCTCCTGGGCCCGCCCGGCGACCGACCGGCCGGTCGACACCGACCCGGAGGTCCTCGCCGCGGTCACCCACGGAGAGGACGACCGCCTGGCGCTCGCCGTGGACGTCCCGCGCCTGCGGCACATCGTGCTGCCCCCGGCCTCCCGTACACCGAGGTCGCTGCCGACCCGCTGGCCGGCCCGCTCACCGACGAACCCGGCCCCGCCCTCACCAGCGCCGCCCGGATCGGCGAACGTTTCGACGCGGGCGGCGCCGACCACCTCACCGGCTACGGCGCCCGCCAGGTCCTCGACGGCCACCCCGCCCGCCTCGCCGACCTCATCCGGTCCGGCCGCTCCCGCGAACTGCTCGCCCCGCTCGCCGCCCTCGCCGGGGCCGACCGGGCCGTCGGCGGCGTCCTGACCGGCGCCGTCCGCACCCCGGTCACCGTCCTGCGCGCCGCCCACCGGCTCGCCCGCGCCCGCTACGCCGACGCCCTCGACGACCTCGCCGTTCAGCTGACCGTCCGCCACTTCGGGCGCGCCGGCGGCGCCGAGGGCAGCGCCGGCGCCAGCTCTGCCGCCGACCTCGCCTGGACCGTCCCGGGGCCCGCCGCCCGCTGGCTCTCCGACGAGGCGCTCGCCACCGTCTCCCAGCGGCTGCGGGTCGCCGCCCGCGGACCGGCCCCGGCCGAACACCCCGGCGCCCGCCGCGCCCGGCTGGCGCTGCACCGGCACGCCGCCGCCTACCGCACCCTCGTCCAGGCCGCCGAGCAGCACGGGCAGCGCCTCCACGCCCCGTTCCTCGACAACCAGGTCGTCCGGGCGGCCCGGCTGCTCCCCGACGACACCCGGCTGCACCCCGGTGCCCGGCACGCCCTGCTGCGCTCCGTCCTCACCGGCGCGGGCCGCACCGACCTGCCCGCCGACTGGGGGCGGGGCCCCCGTCCGGACCGCGCCGACGCGGCCCGGCACGGACTGCGGCTGGCCTCGGACGGCCTCGCCGAGCTGTTCCGCGAGCCCCTGCTCGCGGAGGCCGGGCTGATCGACCTGCCGGCCGTCCGCCGCACGCTGTCCGCCGCCGCCGAGCCGGCCACCGACCTGCCGCCGGGCACCCTGGCCGGCCTCGCCGACCTCGTGGCCACCGAACTGTGGCTGCGCCGGGTCGCGGCCCGGCGGAACGGCTCCTGCTGGACGGGCCTGCCCCCGGTCGAACGCCGCGCCCTGGCCCGTCCGGCCTGAGCCCGGCCCGGCGTGCGGGCCCGGCCGTGCGGCGGACGGCGCGTCAGGACCGGGCACCGGCCGGTCGACGGGGCATCATGGCCGGGTGGCCGCCGCGAACACCTCCCTGCCCGTCCGCGCCGAATCGCCCGGCGCCGACCGCCCCGGCATCCTGGCCGCCTGTGACGGTTCCGACGGCTCGCTCTGGGCCCTGGACCGCGCGATGACCGAGGCCGAGCTCTTCGGCGTGCCGCTGTACGTCCTGGCGGTGGTGAATCCCTCGCCGGCCGGCTACCCGCCCGGGATGGCGGAGCTCGTGCAGCAGAGCGTCGAGCTGCTGACCGAGAGCATGGCGGACGGACTGCGCCGGGCGGTGGCCACCGTCCAGGCGGCCCGGCCCCGCCCGTACGGCGGGGAGCTGTCGCTGCACGTGGTGCTGGGCAGTGTGGTCGAGGTGCTGCTCGCCGCGACGGCGGGCCAGCACACCCTGGTGGTCGGCACCCGCGGCAACGGCGGGTTCACCCGGCTGCTGCTCGGCTCGGTGAGCTCGGCGGCGGTGCACCACTCCGGCTGCCCGGTGCTCGTGGTGCCGGCCCCGCCCGCGCCCGGCGCCCGGGCCGCCGGGGCCACCGCCACCATCGCCTCGGCCCCGCCGATTCCGGCACCCTGATCGGGCGGCCACCGGACGGGCTTGTTCAGGGCCGGGGAATGCCGACGGTTGGTTGACGGTTCAACTCGGGACAGACCCGACATCCCCTCCGGAAGCAGGAACCACCGCCATGAAGGTCGAGATCTACAGCGACATCGCCTGTCCCTGGTGCTACATCGGCAAGCGGCGCTTCGAGCAGGCGCTGGACCGCTTCCCGGGCCGGGCCGACGTCGAGGTGGTCTACCGGCCCTACCAGCTGGTGCCGGACGCGCCCGCGGAGGCGACCGCTCACCGCGCCTGGCTGGCGGAGCGCTACGGCCCCCAGTCGGTGGCGATGGACGCCCGGGTGACCGAGCTCGGCCGGGCCGAGGGCATCACGTACGACTTCGACGCGGCGCTGCACGCCAACACGTTCCTGGGTCACCGGCTGCTGCACCTCGCCGAGTCCGAGTACGGCGCCGCGGTGCAGGCCGACCTCAAGGAGCGGCTGCTGAAGGCCCACTTCACGGACGGGGCGGACATCGGCGACCGGGCGCAGCTGACCGCGGTCGCGGTCGCCGCCGGGCTGGACGCCGACCGGGTCGCCTCCTACCTGGCCGGCGAGGAGGGCGCGGACGAGGTCCGGGCCCAGCTCGCCGAGGCCCGTGCGCTGGGGATCACCGCCGTCCCGACCTTCGTGTTCGAGGGTCGCTGGGCCGTCCAGGGCGGCCAGGAGGCCGACACCTTCCTGCAGGTGCTCCAGCAGGTCGCCGAGGAGACCGGGACGGCCCCCGTGGCCGAGCCGGGCGCCGAGGCCTGTGCGGACGGCGCCTGCGCGGTCTGACAGGCCCTGGGCGGGTCAGCGGGTCAGCACGTCAGCCGGGCGTCGGCCCAGTCGGCCACGTCGATCAGCGACCAGCGGTCCGTCACCCGCTGGACCACCAGCCGGACGGACTGCTG
The Kitasatospora paranensis genome window above contains:
- a CDS encoding DsbA family oxidoreductase, yielding MKVEIYSDIACPWCYIGKRRFEQALDRFPGRADVEVVYRPYQLVPDAPAEATAHRAWLAERYGPQSVAMDARVTELGRAEGITYDFDAALHANTFLGHRLLHLAESEYGAAVQADLKERLLKAHFTDGADIGDRAQLTAVAVAAGLDADRVASYLAGEEGADEVRAQLAEARALGITAVPTFVFEGRWAVQGGQEADTFLQVLQQVAEETGTAPVAEPGAEACADGACAV
- a CDS encoding universal stress protein, which produces MAAANTSLPVRAESPGADRPGILAACDGSDGSLWALDRAMTEAELFGVPLYVLAVVNPSPAGYPPGMAELVQQSVELLTESMADGLRRAVATVQAARPRPYGGELSLHVVLGSVVEVLLAATAGQHTLVVGTRGNGGFTRLLLGSVSSAAVHHSGCPVLVVPAPPAPGARAAGATATIASAPPIPAP
- a CDS encoding MFS transporter, with the translated sequence MTTSSRGPNERLGALLSLAQISNAGLARRVNDLGAQRGLTLRYDKTSVARWVTKGMVPQRPVPHLIATALGSKLGRPVPLEEIGLGDTQPTPELGLEFPREVPEAVRSATELWRVDLDLRRGPGGGRWSDSLAGTFSVSAYATPVSRWLITPADGSVAREAQAPDRSGYRVGHSDATKLREAAQEARRWDSKYGGGDWRSSMVPECLRLEAAPLLLGSYSDAVGRALFGATAELTRLAGWMAFDTGQHEAAQRYYIQALRLARAAGDVPLGGYVLASMSLQAAYRNFPEEAVDLAQAALERNRGLATARTMSFFHLVEARAQARAGNAAACGTALAAAENALDRARDGDPDPSWIDFYAYDRLAADAAECFRDLGVPTKVRQFTREALARPTEGYVRSHGLRLVVSAMAEAEAGDLDAAVAAGERAVDVAGRISSQRSREYVLELLRRLAPFQDERRVRELTERARLVLAGTT
- a CDS encoding TROVE domain-containing protein, which gives rise to MSRFNVRRTKAAPTSPVTTTGLRTANHEGGTGHLRDEKSELFLLAVANLVGQDTFYERGGARDDRYTALVRSLAVADPEWTLGLLRWLRTGAAMRTASLVGAAEFTRARLDAGAPGYSRQAVDAVLQRPDEPGELLAYWTSRYGRALPKPLKRGVADAVQRLYTGRALLKYDTASKGFRFGDVLELTHPAPHADRPWQGALFRYALDRRHRPEEAVPPAGDELLNAHRALLALPVGERRAVVTGADGAERLAAAGMTWEALAGWLQGPLDAAVWEAVVPSMGPMALVRNLRNFDRAEVSDEVAEQVARRISDPDEVRRSKQFPFRYLAAYRHAPSLRWGHALERALAHSLANVPALPGRTLVLVDRSGSMFDRPSAQTQLNRADSAAVFGTALALRAADADLVEFGTTSRRIEVARGDAVLKLLGRFSGLGGTNTAAAVQQHYRGQDRVVIITDEQAYGRQDVLAAVPAQVPVYTWNLAGYRAGQAPSGGAHRHTFGGLTDAAFRLIPLLEAGRNAAWPWQEH